A single Oryza brachyantha chromosome 8, ObraRS2, whole genome shotgun sequence DNA region contains:
- the LOC102709867 gene encoding uridine kinase-like protein 1, chloroplastic, with protein sequence MDAAMESAVGPHFSGLRLDSRRLSSSSLPSSPSASSSCKGGTAPDGTAAAAANGFAASTAASEGSRQPFVIGVSGGTASGKTTVCDMIIQQLHDHRVVLVNQDSFYRGLTEEESERVQDYNFDHPDAFDTDQLLECMGQLKSGQSVNIPIYDFKNHRRCSESFRKVNASDVIILEGILVFHDQRVRDLMDMKIFVDADADIRLARRIRRDTVERGRDVISVLEQYGKFVKPAFDDFVLPSKKYADVIIPRGGDNHVAIDLIVQHIRTKLGQHDLCKIYPNVFVVHTTFQIRGMHTLIRDRDIATPDFVFYSDRLIRLVVEHGLGHLPFTEKQVVTPTGSTYMGVDFCKKLCGVSIVRSGESMENALRACCKGIKIGKILIHRVGDDGQQLIYHKLPLDIAERHVLLMDPVLGTGNSANQAIELLIRKGVPEERIMFLNLISAPEGVHCVCKRFPRLKIVTSEIETGLNEEWRVIPGLGEYGDRYFGTD encoded by the exons ATGGACGCCGCGATGGAGTCGGCGGTGGGGCCGCACTTCAGCGGGCTCCGCCTCGACTctcgccgcctctcctcctcctccctcccctcctcgcCCTCCGCCTCGAGCAGCTGCAAAGGCGGCACGGCCCCCGACggcaccgccgcggcggcggccaacgGGTTCGCggcgtccaccgccgcctcggaGGGGAGCAGGCAGCCCTTCGTGATCG GTGTGTCGGGCGGGACGGCGTCGGGGAAGACGACGGTGTGTGACATGATCATCCAGCAGCTGCATGACCACCGCGTCGTGCTGGTCAACCAG GATTCATTCTACCGTGGTTTAACTGAGGAAGAATCTGAACGTGTGCAGGACTATAACTTTGATCACCCAG ATGCATTTGATACAGACCAACTTCTCGAGTGCATGGGACAACTAAAAAGTGGGCAATCCGTAAATATTcctatatatgattttaagaACCACCGCCGATGCTCTGAAAGTTTTAGAAAG gTTAATGCATCAGATGTCATCATTTTGGAGGGAATTTTAGTATTTCATGATCAAAGGGTTCGTGATTTGATggacatgaaaatttttgttgaCGCAG ATGCCGATATTAGGCTTGCCCGCCGTATAAGGCGTGATACAGTTGAAAGAGGTAGAGATGTCATCTCAGTGCTCGAGCAG TATGGGAAATTTGTGAAGCCTGCATTTGATGATTTTGTTCTTCCTTCCAAGAAATATGCTGATGTGATCATACCACGAGGGGGGGATAACCATGTTGCCATTGATTTAATTGTGCAACATATTCGTACAAAACTTGGTCAGCATGACTTGTGCAAAATTTACCCAAATGTTTTTGTGGTTCATACAACTTTCCAG ATACGTGGAATGCATACTCTTATTCGCGACCGGGACATTGCGACTCCTGATTTCGTCTTCTATTCAGATCGTCTGATTCGTCTG GTAGTTGAGCATGGCTTGGGGCATTTGCCATTTACGGAGAAGCAGGTCGTTACACCAACAG GGTCTACTTACATGGGAGTTGACTTCTGTAAGAAGCTCTGTGGTGTGTCAATTGTTCGAAG TGGTGAAAGCATGGAGAATGCATTACGTGCTTGTTGTAAGGGGATTAAAATAGGCAAAATACTAATACACAGGGTTGGAGATGACGGGCAACAG CTCATATACCACAAGTTACCCTTGGATATTGCTGAACGACATGTTCTACTCATGGATCCTGTGCTTGGTACAG GTAACTCAGCAAATCAAGCTATAGAACTACTTATAAGAAAAGGAGTTCCTGAGGAGCGGATTATGTTTCTCAATCTTATCTCG GCTCCTGAAGGGGTCCATTGTGTCTGCAAGCGATTCCCCCGGTTGAAGATTGTAACATCTGAGATAGAAACCGGGTTGAACGAGGAATGGCGTGTCATCCCAGGCTTAGGGGAGTATGGTGATCGCTACTTCGGCACAGACTAA